One Rhinolophus sinicus isolate RSC01 linkage group LG06, ASM3656204v1, whole genome shotgun sequence DNA window includes the following coding sequences:
- the SRSF11 gene encoding serine/arginine-rich splicing factor 11 isoform X8, whose protein sequence is MSTVDPKLNHVAAGLVSPSLKSDTSSKEIEEAMKRVREAQSLISAAIEPDKKEEKRRHSRSRSRSRRRRTPSSSRHRRSRSRSRRRSHSKSRSRRRSKSPRRRRSHSRERGRRSRSTSKTRDKKKEDKEKKRSKTPPKSYSTARRSRSASRERRRRRSRSGTRSPKKPRSPKRKLSRSPSPRRHKKEKKKDKDKERSRDERERSTSKKKKSKDKEKDRERKSESDKDVKQVTRDYDEEEQGYDSEKEKKEEKKPTEPGSPKTKECSVEKGPGDSLRESKVNGDDHHEEDMDMSD, encoded by the exons ATGAGTACTGTTGATCCCAA GTTGAATCATGTAGCTGCTGGTCTTGTTTCACCAAGTCTGAAATCAGATACCTCTAGTAAAGAAATAGAGGAAGCCATGAAGAGAGTACGAGAAGCACAGTCCCTAATTTCTGCTGCCATAGAACCAG ataaaaaagaagaaaaacgaaGGCACTCGAGGTCAAGATCACGCTCTAGGAGGAGGAGGACTCCCTCATCTTCTAGGCATAG GCGATCGAGAAGCAGATCAAGAAGGAGATCACATTCTAAGTCAAGGAGTAGGCGACGATCCAAAAGTCCAAGACGGAGAAGATCTCATtccagagagagaggcagaaggtCGAGGAGCACATCCAAAACCAG agacaaaaagaaagaagacaaagaaaagaaacgtTCCAAAACACCACCAAAAAGTTACAGCACAGCCAGACGGTCCAGAAGTGCAAGCAG AGAGAGGCGACGACGACGGAGCAGGAGTGGCACAAGATCTCCTAAAAAGCCGAGGTCTCCTAAAAGAAAACTGTCTCGCTCCCCATCCCCAAGGAG AcacaaaaaggagaagaagaaagataaagacaaagaaagaagcagagatgagagagaaCGATCAACaagcaagaagaagaaaagtaaggATAAGGAAAAGGATcgagaaagaaaatcagagagtGATAAAGATGTGAAA CAGGTTACACGGGATTACGATGAAGAGGAACAGGGGTATGACAgcgagaaagagaaaaaagaagagaagaaaccaaCAGAACCAGGTTCCCCTAAAACAAAAGAGTGTTCTGTGGAGAAGGGACCCGGTGATTCACTGAGAGAATCCAAAGTGAACGGGGACGATCATCACGAGGAGGACATGGATATGAGTGACTGA